A window from Zingiber officinale cultivar Zhangliang chromosome 7A, Zo_v1.1, whole genome shotgun sequence encodes these proteins:
- the LOC122000024 gene encoding protein TIFY 5A-like, which yields MLLKPSWSEQLEVEEEEEGMEAELKLSLGGAGEQKKQMTIFYKDRVYVCYATENQAKAIISMAKSETTEEELKSAIMRQQVLPQAMVNARQSMKRSLQRFLQKRRARLRDASACPYAANLEQK from the exons ATGCTTTTAAAACCGAGCTGGAGCGAGCAACTGGAggttgaggaggaggaggagggcatGGAGGCTGAGCTCAAGCTTTCCCTTGGCGGCGCCGGCGAGCAGAAAAAGCAGATGACCATCTTCTACAAGGACAGGGTTTACGTGTGCTACGCCACTGAGAACCAG GCCAAGGCGATCATATCGATGGCGAAAAGCGAGACGACGGAGGAAGAACTGAAGAGCGCAATAATGAGGCAACAAGTGCTTCCCCAAGCGATGGTCAACGCAAGGCAGTCCATGAAGAGATCTCTTCAGAGGTTTCTGCAGAAGAGGAGGGCCAGACTCCGTGATGCCTCAGCGTGTCCGTACGCTGCCAACCTCGAGCAGAAATAG
- the LOC122001225 gene encoding putative oxidoreductase TDA3, translating to MASQLLSPSAVGQGTASVGKTVVVCGGGVIGVCTAYFLATKGAARVTVVEKSSVACAASGKAGGFLALDWCDGSPLGVLARASFHLHRSLATALDGPANYGYRPLDTLSLTLLPSSSSASDAAPSPSFPRWVDGPQARQPRTIGTTETTAQVHPQLFTRTLMSVAASKHGVEVVIGEVERVEVEDGRVAGVKLKGGDGRVIPADTVVLALGPWSNRSPIVSSLFNVSGLKAHSIILRPKVPDAITPHALFLNYQPAPGSKTLDPEVYPRPTGEVYICGMSKEAEVPDDPEEIHGESESISMLHEIASTVSSHLRDGEAEVVAEQACFLPCTDDGLPVIGEIPGIKGCYVATGHSCWGILNGPATGASLAELIFDGNSTTADLKPFSPSRFLHRRTRQRV from the exons ATGGCTTCTCAACTCCTATCGCCTTCGGCCGTCGGCCAAGGGACGGCCTCAGTCGGGAAGACGGTGGTCGTGTGCGGGGGCGGCGTCATCGGCGTATGCACAGCGTACTTCCTCGCCACCAAGGGAGCCGCTCGGGTCACAGTCGTCGAGAAGTCCTCTGTCGCGTGCGCCGCCTCCGGCAAGGCCGGGGGCTTCCTCGCCCTCGACTGGTGCGACGGTAGTCCCCTCGGCGTCCTCGCCCGAGCCAGCTTCCACCTTCACCGCTCCCTCGCCACCGCCCTCGATGGCCCCGCCAACTATGGCTACCGCCCTCTCGACACTCTCTCCCTCACCCtcctcccttcttcttcctccgcgTCGGACGCCGCGCCGTCGCCTTCCTTCCCACGTTGGGTCGATGGCCCCCAGGCCCGGCAGCCGCGCACGATCGGGACCACGGAAACCACTGCCCAGGTGCATCCGCAGCTATTCACCAGGACTCTCATGTCTGTCGCGGCTTCGAAACATGGGGTGGAGGTTGTGATTGGTGAGGTGGAGCGGGTGGAGGTGGAGGACGGACGGGTGGCCGGGGTGAAGCTCAAGGGAGGCGACGGCCGTGTCATTCCGGCCGACACGGTGGTTTTAGCCCTAGGTCCTTGGTCTAACCGATCCCCAATCGTTTCGTCTCTTTTCAACGTCTCTGGTCTCAAGGCACACAGCATCATCCTCCGGCCGAAGGTGCCCGACGCCATCACACCTCATGCCCTCTTCCTCAACTACCAGCCGGCCCCCGGATCCAAGACATTGGATCCCGAGGTCTACCCTAGACCCACTG GGGAAGTGTACATTTGTGGGATGTCGAAGGAAGCTGAAGTGCCCGATGATCCCGAAGAGATCCACGGAGAGAGTGAATCGATCTCAATGCTGCATGAGATTGCTAGCACAGTGTCGAGTCACCTGAGAGATGGGGAGGCGGAGGTGGTGGCTGAGCAAGCTTGCTTCTTGCCTTGTACCGATGATGGATTACCTGTAATTGGGGAAATTCCAGGGATTAAAGGTTGCTACGTTGCCACCGGGCATAGCTGCTGGGGAATTCTGAATGGTCCTGCCACTGGAGCTTCACTCGCAGAGCTCATCTTTGATGGCAATTCCACCACTGCCGATCTCAAACCTTTCAGTCCCTCCAGGTTTCTCCACAGGCGCACCAGGCAAAGAGTCTAA